A window from Triticum aestivum cultivar Chinese Spring chromosome 6D, IWGSC CS RefSeq v2.1, whole genome shotgun sequence encodes these proteins:
- the LOC123144159 gene encoding nicotianamine synthase 1 has translation MDAQNKEVAALIEKIAGLQSAIAELPSLSPSPEVDRLFTDLVTACVPPSPVDVTKLSPEHQRMREALIRLCSAAEGKLEAHYADLLATFDNPLDHLARFPYYSNYVNLSRLEYELLARHVPGIAPARVAFIGSGPLPFSSFVLAAHHLPDAHFDNYDLCGAANERARKLFGASEDGVGARMKFHTADVADLSQELGAYDVVFLAALVGMVAEEKAKVIAHLGAHMVEGASLVVRSAHGARGFLYPIVDPEDIRRGGFEVLAVHHPEGEVINSVIVARKVVDAQLSGPLNGDAHARGAVPLVSPPCSFSTKMEAGALEKSDELATKELAF, from the coding sequence ATGGATGCCCAGAACAAGGAGGTCGCTGCTCTGATCGAGAAGATCGCCGGTCTCCAGTCCGCCATCGCCGAGCTGCCGTCGCTGAGCCCGTCCCCCGAGGTCGACAGGCTCTTCACCGACCTCGTCACGGCCTGCGTCCCGCCGAGCCCCGTCGACGTGACGAAGCTCAGCCCGGAGCACCAGAGGATGCGGGAGGCGCTCATCCGCCTCTGCTCCGCCGCCGAGGGGAAGCTCGAGGCGCACTACGCCGACCTGCTCGCCACCTTCGACAACCCGCTCGACCACCTCGCCCGCTTCCCCTACTACAGCAACTACGTCAACCTCAGCAGGCTGGAGTACGAGCTCCTGGCGCGCCACGTGCCGGGCATCGCGCCGGCGCGCGTCGCCTTCATCGGCTCCGGCCCGCTGCCGTTCAGCTCGTTCGTCCTCGCCGCGCACCACCTGCCCGACGCGCACTTCGACAACTACGACCTGTGCGGCGCGGCCAACGAGCGCGCCAGGAAGCTGTTCGGCGCGAGCGAGGACGGCGTGGGCGCGCGCATGAAGTTCCACACGGCGGACGTCGCCGACCTCTCGCAGGAGCTCGGCGCGTACGACGTGGTCTTCCTCGCCGCGCTCGTCGGCATGGTGGCCGAGGAGAAGGCCAAGGTGATAGCCCACCTGGGCGCGCACATGGTGGAGGGGGCGTCCCTGGTCGTGCGGAGCGCGCACGGCGCCCGCGGCTTCCTGTACCCCATCGTCGACCCGGAGGACATCAGGCGAGGCGGGTTCGAGGTGCTGGCCGTGCACCACCCCGAAGGTGAGGTCATCAACTCTGTCATTGTCGCCCGTAAGGTCGTCGACGCGCAGCTCAGTGGGCCGCTGAACGGAGACGCGCACGCGCGGGGCGCGGTGCCGCTGGTCAGCCCGCCGTGCAGCTTCTCCACCAAGATGGAGGCGGGCGCGCTTGAGAAGAGCGACGAGTTGGCCACCAAAGAGCTGGCCTTTTGA